Below is a window of Halomicrobium mukohataei DSM 12286 DNA.
GCCAGCGGCGACTGTCGCCCCGTAGGCTTCGTTCGGGAGGTCCCGTCCCATCTTGTTCTCGACTGCGTACTGCACAAGTTCCGGTGCCATGTACCCGCCGCCGATGAGGGCCACGTCCATCACGTAGTCCTCCGAGGCGAGCGTGTCGATTGCATTACTAAATTCCATGCAATCCGGATGTGTGGGTGTAGAGCCTTCAACGAGCCACGAAACGAGGAATAACGGATACTGCCTCGTACAGCACCATGCTGTACACTACTTCAATACGGAGCAGCGTCCATCAACACGCGGACCACTTCGGCGTTGCTCGGCCGGCCCCCTGGCCGTTGCTGCTCGATCGTCTCGCGGAGCTGCTCGAAGTCCTGGCTGTCCGTCCCCTGGAGAGTGATTTGCGTTCTCATTCTGGCATCTTGATGCTCTTACCCGGCGCGCCGACGTGCTCGCTGTCCATGTCGACGTTGGCCGAGTTCATCCGTCGCACTGTGCCGCTGTCGTCCGAATAGATCCACTCCGAGCCGGTGACTATGTCGCCGTCCGTCCACTTCCGCACCGAGACCGGCCCTCCGTCGTCGGCGTGGAGGTCGTCGGGAAGGCCCGGCACGCGGTGGCCGCCCGACCGGTGAAGGTCCTGCGGGTAGTCCACTACACCGCCGATCTTTGAGAGGTCGCGGTCGCTCTCGAAGCCCCCGAGTTTCCGGGCGGTACACTGGGCGATGATCGTCTCTGCCAGCTCTGAGAGCCGTTGAGTTACCCAGATACTCGACTGGCCCTCGCCGCGCCCGGTCGTCGCCAGCCCCTTGATGGGGTCGAGGAGCTTCGCCTGTTGCTGGGCAACGAAGTGGGCTTCGTCGATGACCCACAGCACCGATAGGGACGACCGCCGACCGGCACTGATCGCCTTCGCACAGACCGCTCGCCACTGTTCAGGCGACAGGTGCGAGTGGCGGGCCAGCACGACGTTGCCGTTCTGCTCGATCAGCTGCCGGAAGTGATCGGTCGACCACTGCTCGGCTTCGACGGGGCCGGCGATCCAGTGCTTGGCCTTCCCGGCCTTGACGAGACCGCGGTACTCGTCCTTGTAGTCCAGCAGCACCACGCCGTCGTACTCCCCGAGGTTGCTTTCCGTGGTCGCCTGACAGACGTAGGACTTCCCCCATCCGCTCGCCGCTGCGAGGAGCAGATTCACGCCCCACACCCCGCGAGTCCGAGAGACGAACCAGCCAGCCACGCGATGGCACCAAGTAGGCCGATCAATTCGCCGTCACTCATCGTCGCCATTGCCCTCCTTGACGTGCTCGCCATCGAGCCGGAGCGTGTCGCCGCCGGAGGTCCTGATGCGCCGCTGCTCGCCGTCCTCGATCACGTCGAGATCCAGGTCGGTCAGAACAGCGTGGTCCGGGTACTCGTCGGGATCGGCAGGCTGGTCGCTCCGAGCCTGCGAAACCAGCAGATCGAGCAGTAGCGCGACGATCAGCACCCACGCTACGGCTTCGGCCGTCTTCCTCACCTGTCTGGTCGTCGAGGGCAAGTTCACATTCATGCCAGCGCCTCCGTGTTCGCGTAGATCGCCTGTTCTGTGGCCTCACTCGGGCCGGCCAGCAGGTCGGTAACGGCCCGCCGACGGTCCCACTCGACCACCGCCTCCTCGAACCGATCGAGCGAGACGCCCCACTGTGCGCTGACGTGTCGATCCGCCAGCGTCCGATCCGCTTGTCCTTCGATCCCCGCCTGGTGTCGCACCGCGTCGGCCCAGCGGGCGATCTGGTCCTGCCACTCGCCTGGCTCCATCTCCGCGTAGGTCGCCAGTATCGCCGGGTCACTCACGTCGAGATCGTCGGGAGCACACCGCGACAGCCAGATTTCGGCCAGCGAGGGGCCGCCGGGGGTCCGGGCGGCAATCACGTCGCAGAGTTCGGCCACGCGCTCCTCCACGTCGAGGTCGGTCACGCTGTCGTCGGGGTCGATCCCCAGCCGCTCGCGCTGGTCGAGCACGGCCGCCCGCTGCTGGGCTTCGATCTCGGCCAGTACTCGGGCGTGGGCCGTGATCCGCTCGGAGTTGTGAGGGTCGTTCAGG
It encodes the following:
- a CDS encoding type IV secretory system conjugative DNA transfer family protein, translating into MNLLLAAASGWGKSYVCQATTESNLGEYDGVVLLDYKDEYRGLVKAGKAKHWIAGPVEAEQWSTDHFRQLIEQNGNVVLARHSHLSPEQWRAVCAKAISAGRRSSLSVLWVIDEAHFVAQQQAKLLDPIKGLATTGRGEGQSSIWVTQRLSELAETIIAQCTARKLGGFESDRDLSKIGGVVDYPQDLHRSGGHRVPGLPDDLHADDGGPVSVRKWTDGDIVTGSEWIYSDDSGTVRRMNSANVDMDSEHVGAPGKSIKMPE